A genomic window from Tolypothrix sp. PCC 7910 includes:
- a CDS encoding hybrid sensor histidine kinase/response regulator — translation MTVTGSVKILLIEDNLAEARLLQEFLKQAQSKEFSVVHVQRLQDGVKELSRNELFGAYDVILLDLTLPDSEGLSSLPKLINCLPSIPIVVLTNTNDDALAIEAVRQGAQDYLVKRQVNVDLLVRSIHYAIERKQVLESLRTTNQTLENRVEERTAELVRAKELNQFKSEFVSMLSHDIRNPLNTILLAAGLLQDNENQLTTEKKHSHFQMIRAAIKNMAQLLDEVSLIGQADSGRLQCDLICLNLEAFCLQIVDEIQLASGAKQIAVAFHSSGTIEDALWDESLLRHILGNLLTNAIKYSPPGSTVNFELIGQQNAIAFRIQDQGIGIPELDQQRLFQPFQRAGNVGSIPGTGLGLAIVKKCVDAHGGEIFVDSKVGIGTTFTVILPLLKL, via the coding sequence ATGACGGTGACAGGCTCCGTAAAAATCTTGTTGATTGAGGACAACTTGGCAGAAGCGAGATTGTTACAAGAGTTTCTCAAGCAAGCCCAATCTAAAGAGTTTAGTGTTGTTCATGTTCAGCGCTTGCAAGATGGAGTTAAGGAATTAAGCAGAAACGAGTTATTTGGGGCTTACGATGTCATTTTGTTGGATCTCACACTACCTGATAGTGAGGGATTATCATCCTTGCCAAAATTAATTAACTGTTTGCCTAGTATTCCGATTGTTGTATTAACAAATACTAATGACGACGCACTAGCAATTGAAGCAGTGCGACAAGGCGCACAAGATTATTTAGTCAAGCGCCAAGTGAATGTAGATTTGTTAGTGCGCTCCATACATTATGCAATTGAGCGCAAGCAGGTTTTAGAATCATTACGTACAACCAATCAAACATTAGAAAATCGGGTTGAAGAACGTACAGCTGAACTGGTAAGAGCTAAAGAACTTAACCAGTTCAAATCAGAATTTGTTTCCATGCTTTCTCATGACATTCGCAATCCCCTCAACACTATTCTGCTGGCCGCTGGATTGCTACAGGACAACGAAAATCAATTAACTACAGAAAAAAAACACTCTCACTTCCAAATGATTCGCGCCGCCATCAAAAACATGGCGCAGCTTTTGGATGAAGTTTCTTTAATTGGTCAAGCTGATTCTGGGAGATTACAATGCGATTTGATATGTCTAAATTTAGAAGCTTTTTGTCTGCAAATAGTTGATGAAATTCAACTGGCTAGTGGAGCAAAACAGATTGCTGTGGCTTTTCACAGTAGTGGAACTATAGAAGATGCACTGTGGGACGAGAGCCTACTACGCCACATTTTAGGCAATTTACTCACCAATGCAATTAAATATTCACCACCAGGGAGTACAGTAAATTTTGAACTCATTGGTCAACAAAATGCGATCGCCTTTCGCATTCAAGATCAGGGTATTGGCATTCCTGAATTAGACCAACAACGCTTGTTTCAGCCTTTTCAGCGCGCCGGAAACGTGGGTTCCATTCCTGGTACAGGCTTAGGTTTAGCGATTGTGAAAAAATGTGTTGATGCACATGGCGGAGAGATTTTTGTTGATAGCAAAGTAGGCATAGGTACGACTTTTACTGTCATACTGCCGTTGTTGAAATTGTAA
- a CDS encoding response regulator, producing MSVETEEKHKQIFLVEDNKADIRLIQEALKNSTVPHQVVTVRDGMEAMAYLRQEGEYANAPRPDLILLDLNLPKKDGREVLAEIKSDPTLKRIPVVVLTTSRNEDDIFHSYDLHVNCYITKSRNLSQLFQIVKGIEEFWLSTATLPSE from the coding sequence GTGAGCGTAGAAACGGAAGAAAAACACAAACAGATCTTTTTGGTCGAGGATAACAAAGCTGATATCCGCTTAATCCAAGAAGCGCTAAAAAACAGCACTGTACCACACCAAGTAGTGACGGTCAGAGATGGTATGGAAGCGATGGCCTATTTACGTCAAGAAGGCGAATATGCCAATGCACCGCGTCCTGACCTCATCCTCTTGGATTTGAACCTGCCTAAAAAAGATGGTCGTGAAGTATTAGCTGAAATCAAAAGCGACCCCACACTCAAACGCATTCCTGTAGTCGTGCTAACCACCTCCAGAAACGAGGACGATATTTTTCATAGTTACGACTTGCACGTCAATTGCTACATCACCAAATCTCGCAACCTGAGCCAGCTTTTTCAAATCGTCAAAGGTATTGAAGAATTCTGGCTCTCTACTGCAACATTGCCGTCGGAGTAG
- a CDS encoding ATP-binding protein gives MVSEFQAQSINVNSLKEAAIHVSSQIQPHGVLLVLGEPELKILQVSSNTWSVFGILPEEVLQKKLEDLLDPFQIQRIKAGILDGNLDYINPTKIWIRKKGDEYVVFDAVFHRNPEGILILELEPAISQENIPFLSFYHLARASINQLEKTTNLRDFCQIIVQEVRNVTGFDRVMLYKFDDDGHGSVIAEEKLDSMEPYLGLHYPESDIPKPARKLFASNFIRLIPDAHAEPVQILPINHPQSQQAIDLTNSILRNAAACHLEYLHNMGVGASLTISLIKDGQLWGLIACHHQTPKYVSYELRKACEFLGRVIFTEISTREETEDYGYQMNLTYIQSVLMEYMSQEENFIDGLVKHKPNLLNLTSAQGAAVCFGDRCTVIGETPKEEDLSFLLQWLKNNVHEEVFYTDSLPRIYPDAEKFKNVASGLLAIPISKRNYVLWFRPEVIQTVNWGGNPNEAFEVSQTEGNMRLVPRKSFELWKETVQLTSLRWKSVEIQAALELRKAIINIVLRQADELAQLAHDLERSNAELKKFAYVASHDLQEPLNQVANYVQLLEMRYEDELDEDAKEFINFAVEGVSLMQTLIDDVLAYSKVDMQAIAFGLTEVTTPLNRTLSNLRGRIHETGAMITHDPLPTVMADSTQLMQLFQNLIANAIKFRSEQPPQIHIGAERLEDEWLFSVRDNGIGLEPRFSDRIFVIFQRLHTREEYPGTGMGLAICKKIIECHRGRIWVESQLGEGATFYFTIPVGGRERERRNGRKTQTDLFGRG, from the coding sequence ATGGTATCCGAATTCCAAGCACAAAGTATTAATGTTAATAGCTTGAAAGAAGCAGCTATTCACGTTTCTAGTCAAATTCAGCCTCACGGTGTCCTCTTGGTATTAGGGGAACCAGAGCTTAAGATATTACAAGTTAGTAGTAATACTTGGAGTGTTTTCGGGATATTGCCCGAAGAGGTATTGCAAAAAAAATTAGAAGACTTACTCGATCCCTTCCAAATCCAAAGAATTAAAGCCGGAATATTAGATGGCAATCTTGATTATATTAACCCGACGAAAATCTGGATCAGAAAAAAAGGTGATGAATACGTAGTATTTGATGCCGTATTTCATCGCAATCCCGAAGGAATTTTGATTTTAGAATTAGAACCAGCAATTTCTCAAGAAAATATTCCATTTTTAAGTTTTTACCATCTAGCAAGAGCTTCCATTAACCAGCTAGAAAAAACTACAAACCTGCGCGATTTCTGCCAAATTATTGTCCAAGAAGTCCGCAACGTGACTGGGTTTGATAGAGTGATGCTCTATAAATTTGATGATGATGGGCATGGCTCGGTCATAGCTGAAGAAAAGTTAGACAGCATGGAACCTTATTTAGGTTTACATTATCCAGAGTCAGACATTCCCAAACCAGCGAGAAAGCTATTTGCTTCTAATTTCATCAGATTAATCCCCGATGCTCATGCAGAACCAGTACAAATTCTGCCGATAAATCATCCCCAAAGCCAACAAGCAATTGATTTAACGAACTCAATTCTCAGAAATGCTGCGGCTTGTCATTTAGAGTACTTACACAACATGGGTGTCGGTGCTTCTTTAACCATCTCTTTGATTAAAGATGGTCAACTTTGGGGATTAATTGCTTGTCATCACCAAACACCTAAATATGTTTCTTATGAATTGCGGAAAGCCTGCGAATTTTTAGGTAGAGTCATATTTACAGAAATCTCCACCAGAGAAGAAACAGAAGATTACGGCTATCAGATGAATTTGACATATATTCAATCAGTTTTGATGGAATATATGTCACAAGAGGAAAACTTTATTGATGGGTTGGTTAAACATAAACCAAATTTATTGAATTTAACCAGCGCTCAAGGTGCGGCTGTTTGTTTTGGCGATCGCTGTACGGTAATTGGCGAAACTCCCAAAGAAGAAGACCTCAGCTTTTTACTGCAATGGCTGAAAAATAATGTCCATGAGGAAGTATTCTACACAGATTCCTTACCCCGGATTTATCCAGACGCGGAAAAGTTTAAAAACGTTGCTAGTGGTTTATTAGCGATTCCTATTTCCAAGCGCAACTATGTTTTATGGTTTCGCCCAGAAGTCATTCAAACAGTAAATTGGGGTGGTAATCCCAATGAAGCATTTGAAGTCAGCCAAACAGAAGGAAATATGCGCTTAGTGCCGCGTAAATCCTTTGAATTGTGGAAAGAAACCGTTCAGTTAACATCTCTACGCTGGAAATCTGTAGAAATCCAAGCTGCACTGGAATTACGCAAAGCCATCATTAATATTGTGCTGCGTCAGGCCGATGAACTGGCTCAGTTAGCGCACGACTTAGAACGCTCGAATGCGGAATTGAAAAAGTTTGCTTATGTCGCCTCCCATGATTTACAAGAACCGTTAAATCAAGTAGCAAACTATGTGCAACTGTTAGAGATGCGCTACGAAGACGAACTTGACGAAGACGCAAAAGAATTTATCAACTTCGCCGTTGAGGGAGTCAGCCTCATGCAAACCCTGATAGATGACGTACTAGCATACTCCAAAGTAGATATGCAGGCGATCGCCTTTGGGTTAACTGAGGTAACAACGCCGTTAAACCGCACCCTCAGCAATTTGCGTGGGCGCATTCATGAAACTGGGGCTATGATTACCCATGACCCCTTACCAACTGTGATGGCTGATAGTACACAATTGATGCAGCTATTTCAAAACCTCATCGCCAACGCCATTAAATTCCGCAGCGAACAACCACCACAAATTCACATCGGAGCCGAAAGGTTAGAAGATGAGTGGCTATTCTCAGTCCGGGATAATGGTATTGGCTTAGAACCAAGATTTAGCGATCGCATTTTCGTCATCTTTCAGCGCCTACACACCAGAGAAGAGTATCCCGGTACAGGCATGGGCCTAGCAATCTGTAAGAAAATTATCGAATGCCATCGGGGACGAATCTGGGTAGAGTCACAACTCGGCGAAGGTGCTACCTTCTACTTTACGATTCCAGTTGGAGGCCGCGAGCGTGAGCGTAGAAACGGAAGAAAAACACAAACAGATCTTTTTGGTCGAGGATAA
- a CDS encoding dolichyl-phosphate-mannose--protein mannosyltransferase, with translation MTNKKWFRIGLASIFLFSFALRFWGLSRFNTLVFDEVYFATFGNNYLINKPFFNAHPPLSQYIIGIGIWLGSHFHFGQEPVNGLAGSLLSPWNYRWINALTGSFIPVVVAAIAYQISHRRSFALLAGFFTACDGLFLVESRYALNNIYIVIFGLLGQWFLLLALENQKQRRALWLIASGIAFGASTGTKWNGLWFLLGAYLLWITAWLIRFLHSWTSQKSLFGSIDKAATEPLLTKVQTPLQNLTQLNIWQMISYLGIIPSIVYSLIWIPHLRLDTRFDFIEVHRQILNFHLHMGGNTPAVHPYCAAWYKWPFMTRPMAYYYQTARNFSDPLPVMGPNLPAADGQVIYDVHAMGNPFLWWFGMAAILFIATILLSKLAIPMFKNQRLAIPGNLAVDTWIALYIVINYAANLLPWVKVTRCVFIYHYICAVVFVFLAIAWFVDQCLRSYHRQLRALGVTISFMILAAFIFWMPIYLGLPLTSEGYKLRMLFNSWI, from the coding sequence ATGACAAATAAAAAATGGTTCCGAATTGGGTTAGCAAGTATATTTCTCTTCTCATTCGCTTTGCGTTTTTGGGGATTGAGTAGATTCAATACTCTTGTATTTGATGAAGTTTATTTCGCCACATTTGGTAATAACTATCTCATCAATAAGCCGTTTTTCAATGCTCATCCGCCATTAAGTCAATATATTATTGGTATCGGCATTTGGCTTGGTAGTCATTTTCATTTTGGGCAAGAACCAGTTAATGGGCTAGCAGGTTCTTTATTATCGCCTTGGAATTATCGTTGGATAAATGCTCTCACTGGTTCATTTATTCCTGTAGTTGTCGCTGCTATTGCTTATCAAATTAGTCATCGCCGCAGCTTTGCTTTACTAGCAGGCTTCTTTACTGCTTGTGATGGTCTATTTTTGGTGGAATCTCGTTATGCACTCAATAATATTTATATTGTTATCTTTGGTCTTTTAGGGCAATGGTTTTTATTATTAGCCTTAGAAAATCAAAAACAGCGCCGTGCTTTATGGTTAATTGCATCTGGTATTGCTTTTGGTGCTTCAACTGGTACTAAATGGAATGGTTTATGGTTCTTGTTAGGTGCTTATTTACTTTGGATAACAGCTTGGTTAATTCGGTTTTTACATTCTTGGACTAGCCAAAAAAGCCTTTTTGGAAGTATAGATAAAGCAGCTACAGAACCATTATTAACCAAAGTTCAGACACCGCTACAAAATCTGACTCAGCTAAATATTTGGCAGATGATCTCTTATTTAGGAATCATCCCGTCTATAGTCTATAGCTTGATTTGGATTCCTCATCTGCGTTTAGATACAAGATTCGATTTTATTGAAGTACATCGGCAAATTTTAAACTTTCACTTGCACATGGGTGGTAATACTCCAGCCGTGCATCCTTATTGTGCAGCTTGGTATAAATGGCCTTTCATGACGCGACCGATGGCTTATTATTATCAAACGGCGCGTAATTTCAGCGATCCATTACCTGTGATGGGGCCGAATTTACCTGCTGCTGATGGACAGGTAATATATGATGTCCATGCAATGGGTAATCCGTTTTTATGGTGGTTTGGGATGGCTGCCATATTATTTATAGCCACAATACTGTTGTCAAAATTAGCAATTCCCATGTTTAAAAACCAGCGTTTAGCTATACCTGGCAATCTTGCTGTGGATACCTGGATTGCTTTGTACATAGTCATAAATTATGCAGCTAATTTATTACCCTGGGTAAAAGTCACGAGATGCGTGTTTATTTACCATTATATCTGTGCGGTAGTCTTTGTATTTTTAGCGATCGCCTGGTTTGTCGATCAATGTCTTCGCAGCTATCACCGCCAACTCCGAGCATTAGGGGTCACAATTAGTTTTATGATTTTGGCTGCTTTTATCTTCTGGATGCCAATTTATTTAGGCTTACCTCTTACTTCCGAGGGTTATAAACTCCGGATGTTGTTTAATTCCTGGATTTAA